One Magnolia sinica isolate HGM2019 chromosome 2, MsV1, whole genome shotgun sequence genomic window, CCTCCTCTTTGTCTTGAGATCAAACCTCTCATCTGCTCCAGAAAGCCCATCTCCCACCAATCAAGACCCACCATCAGAAGAAATCCAATCAGGCCTAACTACAACATGCTCCCAATGCAGTAAGCTCCCAGCCTCTGTATCTCAGGCGCTCGTCCACTACGCAACCTCCAACATCACCCCACAGCAGACGGCGAGCGAGATCTCTGTCTCCTCCCGAGTCCTGGAGCGCAAATCCCCATGCAACTTCCTGGTATTTGGGCTGGGCCACGACAGCCCCATGTGGGCCGCGCTCAACTACGGTGGCCGTACGGTCTTCCTTGAAGAAGACAAGGCATGGATCGAGCAGGTCACGACCAAGTTCCCCGGCCTCGAGACATACCATGTGGTGTACGATACTAAGGTGCGCCACGCGGACGATCTGATGAAGGTGGGCCAGCAGGACGATTGTACGGTTGTGGGTGATGCTAGATTTTCTAAGTGTGGTCTGGCCTTGAAAGGGGTACCGAGTGACGTGTACGAGGTGGAGTGGGACCTGATCATGGTCGATGCACCGACGGGGTACTTCTCGGATGCACCGGGGAGGATGGGAGCCATATACACGGCTGGGATGATGGCCAGGTATAGGAAGGATGGAGAGACGGACGTTTTTGTCCATGATGTCGATCGAACGGTGGAGGATAAGTTTTCAAAGGCCTTCTTGTGCAAAGGTTATATGAGTCAACAGGAAGGGAGGTTGAGGCATTTTACTATTCCTAGCCACAGGGATAGTTCGGACAAGCCATTTTGCCCCAAGAGGTAGAGGGTGTTTTGGACCATCCAGGGGCATTTTGgggtttttacttttttttttttttttttttgagtgagTTTTGGAGGAGTGGTGACCATTGATTGGTATGATGAGATTACCAGGCTGAaaggatgatcctgaccattgattggTAGAGTTGAATTTGAACCGTTGGAAATTTTCCTCTTGTTTGTCCATATTCAGCTATGAATATCAGTGGTGAAAATCATCCTTTggagatggacggttctgatcatcattTCACTGTCTTTGCATGTTGGTCTCACGGGGCTGCATGCTGTATTAGGATGAATCACAACTCCAGCAGAACAAACTACTTTTTCcatttattacattttttttttctttctgagcGGTGGAATGGACGGTTCGTACAAGTGGGCGCGAGAGAAGTATATGAGTCTATTGATGGGAATTTGATggtgtttctagattttttttataaacGGTTTACTCTTCTAAAATCTCGTTGCTATATACTTGAATAAAGATGAATGGTTTTCTTTGTGCATGATACACATAGGCAAATCCAAGGGAGTTTACGTGGGCTAGACCCATCAGGGCTCTGGTCCTCAACACTAACAGGCACAAATCTAGCCTGACTCATGGGCCTGTTTCAGCGTAGAAATCTAAGGTGTGGATATGGATGCACGTAAGgtttgtttgtttggttttttttcaGTCCCGTGTATTTTATTAGGTGGTAACTCATGCCAAAGAAAATACAATGTTAGTGGTTATTATGCAGGACGCATCGTTCTCTTTTCAAATTAGATAATTGAAAATATCAATTTAagagaaaatattttatttatctaaGATTCACCTCTTCAAACACATTCTAAAAATGGACCCTGGCAGTTAGGTTGTAAGGTGCATGATTGCAATGTAGGCTGCATCTTGATTGACAAGTGACTAGAACTCAAGAGGACTTGACCCACATCTCAAGAATATTTTAGATTATTTAAACTTATGTTTTGAGTCCTAAAATTCCTTTTGAAAGAATGATCAAATTATTTTGTTCTCTTTATTAATGATTCATTGGGTCTATACTTTGAAATGCAAGTATAAGGTATTCTCATTTTTAAGTGAAAAGTGTTAATTGAGAAACAGACAAATAGAAAAGTAAAGTGCTTAAGGATGgataattatgaaaattttaagttgaatgagtttagaaaattttgtAAAGATGATGACATTGTTCGTCACCTTATTGCACTCATCAAAACAGATCGAATggtattgcaaaatggatgaacaagatTCTTTTAGAAAAGGGTAGGTTAGCAATACTAGTCTATTGAAGAACTTTTGGGCAGAAACAATGAATACAATAAGTTGTATTGTTAATAGGTTACCGTGTACAACAATAGAGTTGAAAACTTTAAAAGAGATATAGTCTGGTTACCCTTTTAGTTACTCTGATTTACATATATTTAGCGATTATGCATATGTTCATGTGAATATTGATAAATGAAAGTTAATAATAAAGAAGCCGATTATGTAGTAAGTATTAAAGGTTATAGTTTATGGTATCCTGGTTTTGAAACTTAAGTTTATTATTAGTAAGAATATTTGGTTTTATAAGTCTTCTGTGGAGAGAACaactaaaatggatgaacaaacaTACATTTAAAATGATAGAGTGCTTTCCTTCTTCTgtgttaacaaacaccactataCATGAAACATTTTCCAAAATCCAccttaagtgcaaaaattcagtgttaacaaacaggcccttagtgattAGTGATCTTTAGTTTGTGGGAGCAACtacatgcatgtgttttatccatgctgttcatttaattttctaaatcattttatatatgatccaaaaaataaggtaaatctagaactcaagtggaccacatcgtgGGGATTGAGcaactgaccattaaaaatttgttggGAACTGCatgagttttggttcaagctgatatttgtgttgtcaggtgggatgacaaataaacatcatggtagctcCTAAGAAGGTTACAATGATAGACTGTTTCCGATAAATATCATTATAATTCTTgggaatgtttcaatgatgggaTGCTTCTCATGGTGTCGTCTgcttaagctttagatctacctcagtttttggACCATACATGgtaatgacatgaaaaaaaaaagaaaagaaagatgaatggcatggttaaaatcccatacatcatagtggacccacaAATCCCCTGCCTAGATATGGATGAATTATTGTCCAGCGGGCCACGACCCTAATCCTTGCACCAATGGCCCCTTAAAAGCTGAGAGGTATAAAGATTTGGATGCAGATTGTTTAGTGACATTGGATGgcacattgtggaccccaccatgatgtatatgttttattccatctatttttcagctcattttaggggatgatcccaaaattgaagtacatcaaaatctcaggtggacaacaccaaaggaaacagtaatgattgaacgctcatcattaaaaacttctcggggccataAAAAATTCCGacaaagctggtatttgtgttttcccttcatctaggtctttgtgacctaatcaacaggttggatggcaattgaacattacattgggccctagtaagtttttaatacatcgctgttttccagtggtgtggtccgcctgagatttggatctgcctaagttTGGGGCTCATGCCATTACATAATTAtccgaaatggatggacggcatggataaaacgcatacatcatcatggggcccagAAAGCACCGTCCTGTAAGTTCTTCTCTTTAACCCTTGCTCTTTAGgtaaaaaagatggacggttaaaaacaATAACAACCGATGTCATTGCAATTGTAAGCCATGTCCCATCTGTTGTGCGGCCCAGCAAATGGATGATTACGATCACTTCTACCGTTTGTTTAATGAATTCGGATTCGGGAGTGATCCTGCCATTACCGAGTTGGTACTGCTCGGTGCTCTGCGGACCCAACCATGtggtatatattttatccaagccatccatccatttttgcagctcatgagcccaaaaatgagtcagatccaaatctcaagtagaccataccgtaggaaaaaaaaaaaactgtgattgaatgctcaccataaaaaactttatgggcaacaaaagttttggatcaatctgacatTTATGTTATACctgcaacaaaagttttggatcaatctgatatttatgttatACCTTCACCCAGGTtcctgtgacctaatcaatagcttggatggcaaattcacattacagttggccctaggaaaattttaatggtgacaGTTAAATCACCACTATCCACCTGGATTtgtatgtgcctcatttttgggctcatccagtgaaatgaactgaaaaaatggatgga contains:
- the LOC131236727 gene encoding glucuronoxylan 4-O-methyltransferase 1-like; amino-acid sequence: MGFPHIHMRSKTQNPLNMKLLLLGIFLAFLLLFVLRSNLSSAPESPSPTNQDPPSEEIQSGLTTTCSQCSKLPASVSQALVHYATSNITPQQTASEISVSSRVLERKSPCNFLVFGLGHDSPMWAALNYGGRTVFLEEDKAWIEQVTTKFPGLETYHVVYDTKVRHADDLMKVGQQDDCTVVGDARFSKCGLALKGVPSDVYEVEWDLIMVDAPTGYFSDAPGRMGAIYTAGMMARYRKDGETDVFVHDVDRTVEDKFSKAFLCKGYMSQQEGRLRHFTIPSHRDSSDKPFCPKR